The genome window TGCCGGCTGACGGCCAGGCCTGACAACTCGTCGAGCGGATTTTCGCCGAGACGAAGCGGCCAGCCGTATTTTTCGCATTCGCGAGCCGTATGGGGGGCGATCGGCGTCATGCCGCCGGCGCTCGCCGTCATGCGCGGCCACGCGGGGATCGGATCGGCCCCATGCCCCGGACGCACCATTCCCGACACGAACGCGACGCCTGTGGCCGCGGCGAGCAAAACGGAGAGGATCAGAAAACGTCGAGGGCGACTCATGCTCCCTTCACGTATCGGCGGATGCGCCATGAAGCGCAAGGGGTGCGTAGCTGTGCGCGTGACGTCAGGGCCGCAAGCGAAGCGAAGCGGAGCGCGCGGTCGGCAGCGAACCTGCACAAACCCCTTCGTCGCGTTTCGTCCATCCGGTCCACCCGTCCACCATGTCCATCCGCGCAAACGCCCGTCTCACGCGTATAATCCCCCCGTGCGCCTTCGCATCGCCATCGTCGCCGTCCTCCTCGCCTGCGCGTGCCGGGTCGCGGCCGATCCTTCATCCCCGCCCGTGCCGACGTCCGCGCCGCTTTCCGATCTCGCGCGGCGCATCGTCGACGCGGCCAACGAGCGCACGACGCATACCGTCCGCTACGACGGCGCGTACGTGCGCATCCCCTATCCCGGCGGCGACGTGCCCGCGGATCAGGGCGTGTGTACTGACGTTCTCGTGCGGGCGTTCCGCTCCGTGGGATTCGATCTTCAAAAGCTCGTGCACGAGGATATGCGCCGCGCGTTTTCGAAATACCCGCGAACGTGGGGCGCCGCCGCGCCGGATCCGAACATCGATCACCGCCGCGTGCCGAACCTGATGACGTTCTTTGCGCGTAACGGCGCCGTGCTTCCGAAATCGACCGACGCGGCCGATTACACGCCGGCGGACATCGTCGCGTGGCGGCTGCCGAACGGCCTGACGCACATCGGCATCCTCGTCGAGCGCGGCGCACACGGCCGCCCGCTCGCCGTCCACAACATCGGTGCCGGCCCGCAAAAAGAGGACGTGCTTTTTGAATGGGAGATCATCGGCCATTACCGATGGCCGAAGGAGGGGTGAGGCGACGATTGCGACGTCCGAGCCGCATAGGGAGGCGAGCCCGGCGAGGCGGAATGCGCGGGTGATTTCGTTGGCCGCTCCGCAAATTTTGCCACGCGCCGCGGCACGAAATCGGGTATCATGGGCGCGTTGATATTTGAATGACGATGTATCGGCGAGGGTTGGGCGATGATCGGTATTTCTCCATCAAAGCGTTTGGTATTGGCGTGGGCGCTCGCCCTCGGTGCGTTTCTCGTTGCCTTCGCGTGCGTTCCGTTCGGGGACGACGACGACGATGACGCGGACGAAGACGACACGGATGACGACGATGTGGACGACGATTTGCTCGAAGACGACGCGGCGGACGACGACCCCTATGCCGACCTGCCAGCCTGCGCCGAATACGCGAAGGGGACGCCTGATTTCGAGTTTCCGGAGTTCGGACGGGTTGCAAACGCGCTCGAAAGCCCGAGGATTGACGAAACCAAGTCTTGTATTGCGACTGTTGCCGGAGTGACGGCGATGCTCGAATGCGACATACCGTCACATCCTTTGCTGACATTCAAAATTCGCTGGAATGAAACGGCGAATCCCGACCCGATCGTCGATGGGCAACGCCTGCGCGCGTATGGCTTCACCTTCGAGAACTACGGCACCGGTCTGGTCTGGATTTTCGACGAGAACGGCGGGACGGTTGCATTTCAGTTGATGGAAGATACGTATCTGGGAGCGCTTACCTTGGTCGTCGATGGCATTGAACGCGCGTTCGATTGGAGTACGGAGCCGGCGTGCGTCGTCGTTTCCGACGAGGTGCCCGGCGACGTCGAGCTGACGCTAAAAGGAACGGCCGACGGCCATCCGTTTTCCGTGACCAAACCGAACGGTCGTGCCGTTACAAGCGACGGCGTGCTCGAGGTGAACGTCGTCGATGCGCACATCGAACTTTACGAATCCGACAATTGCGGCGACAAGGCTGCCAATTATCAAAAAGAAAATTGCGCTTTTGGTCGCTACTTCGTGCAAATCACGGAGGCGTCATGAAAGCGCTGGTCGCCGTTTCGATTTTTGCGGCCGCGATTTTGGCCTGCATCGTCGAGTTCGGATGCGTGACAAGCGGCGATGACGATGAAACCGGTGACGATTTGCCCGGCAGCCCGACGGACTTCGTCATGGACATCGAGGACTATTGCGACTTCGATGACGATGAAGAGAAACAAGGCGCCACACCAAAAGCTTTCGACGATCCGCCGCCGTGCGGGGATTACAAACCCGGCAAACGCGATTTCGAAATTGAGAATTTCGAGAATCGCGCGACGAGTTTTTGGCCGGATCCGACGCGATGCGTCGCGTCGGTAAATGGGTTGCGGGCGGTCCTGACCTGCGAATTATTTGAGGAATTGGACGTAAAAATTACCTGGTTGAATGAGGACAAAGCGTTTCCCATCTCCAATGGGCAAACTCTTTATTTGGTAGGCGACAATCCGGGTTATGAAGTCTACATGCTGTGGTTGTTCGACGAAAACTTTCGGACGGTGTTGTTCGAGCTGACGTCTTATTCCACGGTTTCGTCAATCCGGGTCGGCAGGCTCTATCGAACATTTGAATTTCATGAGTCCCGTATCTGCGAATACACGGCCGACGCCGTGCAGCCGGGGCATAACGTTGATTGGGAGCGTGTCTACGCAAAGTCGCTTGGCGGGCGTTTTGACTGTCACAAATTTTCCGTAGACGAGCCGAATGGGCGCGCTTTAACTGACGATCGCTTATTCGAAGTCAACGTCGTCAATCACCACGCGGGTCGCTTTTACGAGCCGCATGGCGACTGCGGTGAAAAACGCATCGCGGATTCCGAGCCGACATGCGGTGCCGCATTCCTTTCAATGCAGGTTACGGCGGCGGAGTAACGCGCACCGGATGCCATGATGTCCGATCCGCTGCGCGTCGCGCGGGGAAGTCGAGCCCGGCGAGGCGGCATGGGCGGGTGGCGCGATCGAAGCTGGCGGGACGCCCGCGCTCCCGGGGAAATGCCGAGCTGGAGCTCGGCGCTCCCGGGGTGCGCATTGACCTAACATCGCGCGCGCGGTAAGGGGAAGCGTCGCCGGGGCCACGGCGGCGTTTTGTTTCCGGGACGCGTTTCGACCCGCTCCCTGACGGTCGCGGTTCGTGACTCAAGTCACTCTCTGTGTCCTCGGTGTCTCCTCTGTGCTCTCGGTGTACCGTCGAAAAATCGGAAAAAGGAACGGGCAAGGGAAGGGAAAGGGTAAACGATGGACGTCAAAGTCGAAGCCATTTCGCCCGTCAAGAAGCGGGTGTCGATCACCGTCGAGCCGGAGCGCGTCAGGAAGGCGCGGGCCTCGATCGTCACGACGCTGAAAAAGCAGGTGCAGATGCGCGGGTTTCGGCCGGGCAAGACGCCCGCCTCGCTCATCGAGCGCCGCTATGGCGATGCGATCGACGAGCAGCTCCGCGACGACCTTCTGCGCGAGGGCCTGCAAGAGGCGAACAAGGACGGCGAGCTGCGCATCATCGCCGAGCCGGAGATCGAGTCCGCGGACCCGT of bacterium contains these proteins:
- a CDS encoding DUF1287 domain-containing protein; amino-acid sequence: MKRKGCVAVRVTSGPQAKRSGARGRQRTCTNPFVAFRPSGPPVHHVHPRKRPSHAYNPPVRLRIAIVAVLLACACRVAADPSSPPVPTSAPLSDLARRIVDAANERTTHTVRYDGAYVRIPYPGGDVPADQGVCTDVLVRAFRSVGFDLQKLVHEDMRRAFSKYPRTWGAAAPDPNIDHRRVPNLMTFFARNGAVLPKSTDAADYTPADIVAWRLPNGLTHIGILVERGAHGRPLAVHNIGAGPQKEDVLFEWEIIGHYRWPKEG